A region of Rhizobium grahamii DNA encodes the following proteins:
- a CDS encoding heparan-alpha-glucosaminide N-acetyltransferase has product MTLTATTAAESTKLPRIGLLDTVRGAALVAMATYHFTWDMEFMGYLTPGTAETGWLKLYARAIASTFLFIVGLSLVLASSPDIRWRPFWKRLAMIAAAAILISVATFYFTPGEWIFFGILHAIAVLSLLGVLVLRLPLAVTIALTIGVAAAWCVDTWISPGILHSPLFNPRYLAWTGFAEMPERSNDFVPIFPWALPFLVGLTTALIALRTGVLAKLATFGTGSTLLAKAGRHSLAFYLIHQPVLISIAYGLSIVVPPAKPDPVESYLKQCNVACMQQEGEALCRSFCQCTLDKLQTQNLFTPFQAGTIKADDDRILTLASECSSNQ; this is encoded by the coding sequence ATGACGCTTACAGCGACGACCGCAGCAGAGAGCACGAAGCTGCCTCGCATCGGCCTGCTGGATACCGTGCGCGGTGCCGCGTTGGTCGCCATGGCGACCTACCACTTCACCTGGGACATGGAGTTCATGGGCTACCTGACGCCCGGAACGGCGGAGACTGGCTGGCTCAAGCTCTATGCACGAGCCATCGCATCGACGTTCCTGTTTATCGTCGGCTTAAGCCTCGTGCTCGCGAGCAGCCCCGACATCCGCTGGCGCCCCTTCTGGAAACGCCTGGCGATGATCGCCGCTGCAGCAATCCTGATTTCGGTCGCGACCTTCTATTTCACGCCGGGTGAATGGATATTCTTCGGCATTCTGCACGCCATTGCGGTGCTGAGCCTGCTGGGCGTGCTGGTGTTGCGGCTTCCGCTGGCGGTGACGATTGCATTGACAATCGGCGTTGCGGCGGCGTGGTGCGTCGACACCTGGATCTCGCCTGGGATCCTGCATTCGCCGCTGTTCAACCCGCGCTATCTCGCCTGGACCGGGTTTGCGGAGATGCCGGAGCGGTCCAATGACTTCGTTCCCATCTTTCCCTGGGCGCTGCCTTTTTTGGTCGGCTTGACGACAGCACTGATCGCGCTCCGAACCGGCGTCCTCGCAAAGCTCGCAACATTCGGGACCGGATCGACGTTGCTTGCCAAGGCCGGCCGCCATAGTCTGGCGTTCTATCTTATTCACCAGCCGGTGCTGATCTCGATAGCCTATGGCCTATCAATCGTCGTGCCGCCCGCAAAGCCGGATCCGGTGGAAAGCTATCTGAAACAGTGCAACGTCGCCTGCATGCAGCAGGAAGGCGAAGCTCTTTGCCGGAGCTTCTGCCAGTGCACACTCGATAAACTGCAGACGCAAAACCTGTTCACGCCGTTTCAGGCTGGCACGATCAAGGCCGATGACGACCGTATCCTGACGCTCGCCAGCGAATGCAGCAGCAACCAGTAA
- a CDS encoding L-serine ammonia-lyase codes for MFLSVFDVFKIGVGPSSSHTMGPMTAANRFLDLLLSDEWPRPTSGSKVASIKVSLHGSLAHTGIGHGTGRAVILGLMGEQPDSVDPDAMDAIIDRVERSGRITPEGHPAYQFQPKTDLVFDKKQPLPGHANGMSFSAFDKDGRMLVRRIYYSVGGGFVVTDTELEAMRSKKKASAESAKVPYPFSTAKQMLDMAARSGLSIAQMKRANEESQRSRDELDEGLDRIWEAMRSCIERGLKVDGIMPGGLNVRRRARSIHDKLQEEWRSNRINPLLANDWLSVYAMAVNEENAAGGRVVTAPTNGAAGVIPATIRYYEHFHDDWDQNGIRDYLLTAAAIGGIIKHNASISGAEVGCQGEVGSAAAMAAAGLAAVMGGNPEQIENAAEIALEHHLGMSCDPVAGLVQVPCIERNALGAVKAVTAASLAIKGDGKHFVPLDACIETMRQTGHDMSEKYKETSTGGLAVNVVEC; via the coding sequence ATGTTCCTTTCCGTTTTCGACGTATTCAAGATTGGTGTTGGCCCTTCGAGCTCTCACACAATGGGGCCGATGACGGCTGCCAACCGTTTTCTGGACCTGCTCTTGTCCGATGAATGGCCGCGCCCGACCTCGGGAAGCAAGGTGGCGTCGATCAAGGTCAGTCTGCATGGTTCGTTGGCCCACACCGGAATCGGTCACGGCACGGGCAGGGCGGTCATCCTCGGGCTGATGGGTGAGCAGCCTGACAGCGTCGATCCCGACGCGATGGACGCGATCATCGATCGCGTCGAACGTTCTGGCCGCATCACCCCGGAAGGGCATCCGGCCTATCAGTTCCAGCCGAAGACCGATCTCGTCTTCGACAAGAAGCAGCCGCTGCCAGGGCACGCGAACGGCATGTCGTTCTCTGCCTTCGACAAGGACGGCCGCATGCTGGTCCGGCGCATCTATTACTCCGTCGGCGGCGGGTTCGTCGTGACGGACACCGAACTCGAGGCAATGCGCTCGAAGAAGAAGGCCTCGGCCGAGTCGGCCAAGGTTCCATATCCGTTTTCGACCGCGAAGCAGATGTTGGACATGGCGGCGCGTTCCGGGCTCTCGATCGCGCAGATGAAGCGCGCCAACGAGGAAAGTCAGAGGAGCCGCGACGAGCTTGACGAGGGGCTCGATCGCATATGGGAAGCCATGCGCTCCTGTATCGAACGAGGCCTGAAGGTCGATGGCATCATGCCTGGCGGATTGAATGTCCGCCGCCGCGCCCGTTCCATCCATGACAAGCTGCAGGAGGAGTGGCGCAGCAACCGTATCAATCCGCTGCTCGCCAACGACTGGCTGAGCGTTTACGCGATGGCTGTGAACGAGGAGAACGCTGCCGGTGGCCGCGTCGTGACCGCGCCGACAAATGGAGCGGCCGGTGTCATTCCGGCGACCATCCGCTATTACGAGCACTTCCACGATGATTGGGACCAGAACGGCATCCGGGACTATCTCCTGACTGCAGCCGCGATTGGCGGGATCATCAAGCACAATGCTTCGATCTCAGGCGCCGAGGTCGGCTGTCAGGGCGAAGTTGGCTCGGCCGCCGCAATGGCAGCAGCAGGCCTCGCCGCCGTCATGGGCGGCAACCCGGAGCAGATAGAAAACGCCGCCGAGATCGCCTTGGAACATCACCTCGGCATGAGCTGCGACCCGGTGGCCGGCCTCGTTCAGGTTCCCTGTATCGAGCGAAACGCACTCGGCGCCGTCAAGGCCGTGACCGCTGCGTCTCTGGCGATCAAGGGCGATGGCAAGCATTTCGTACCGCTGGATGCCTGTATCGAGACGATGCGCCAGACGGGCCACGATATGAGCGAGAAGTACAAGGAAACATCGACCGGCGGCCTGGCCGTCAATGTTGTCGAATGTTGA
- a CDS encoding DUF1489 family protein gives MALHLIKLCVGADSIDDLREWVAQRAMSAIAAGLEPHSVHTTRMVPKRVEELLDGGSLYWVIKGQVQARQNLLDIQTFTDGEGISRCHLVLGPEVIETAVQPKRPFQGWRYYPQDDIPRDLHSLGDGVAEMPADLRRELSELGLL, from the coding sequence ATGGCATTGCATCTTATCAAGTTATGTGTTGGCGCGGACTCGATCGACGATCTGCGTGAATGGGTGGCGCAACGTGCGATGAGCGCCATCGCTGCCGGTCTTGAACCGCACTCCGTCCATACCACGAGGATGGTGCCCAAGCGGGTCGAAGAGCTCCTCGACGGTGGATCGCTGTATTGGGTGATCAAGGGGCAGGTTCAGGCGCGGCAGAACCTGCTCGACATCCAGACCTTCACTGATGGCGAAGGCATCTCGCGATGCCATCTGGTCCTCGGACCGGAGGTGATCGAGACGGCCGTTCAGCCGAAGCGCCCCTTTCAGGGCTGGCGTTACTATCCTCAGGACGACATTCCGCGCGATCTCCATAGCCTTGGAGACGGCGTAGCCGAGATGCCCGCAGACCTTCGCCGCGAGCTCTCGGAGCTAGGGCTCCTCTAA
- a CDS encoding D-alanyl-D-alanine carboxypeptidase — MQAKSEIVLRSISSVSPIRSRSFLVKAIAAFSIAFGIVTADSINAEAEAANSRYAGIVVDANSGNVLYSENADRLQYPASLTKMMTLYLTFEALEQGRIRLDTAVPFSAHASGQAPTKLGVRPGGTISVEQAILGLVTLSANDASTALGELLGGTEDRFAQIMTAKAHALGMTRTTYRNANGLPNTAQMTTARDQARLGIALRQHFPQYYGYFSTQSFKFGNRIIRSHNRLVGSVRGVDGIKTGYTRAAGFNLVSSVQVDGKSIVGVVLGGASTPARDTQMRNLIASYLPKASTRGGSANLVAQAPKISSEPVIPVTAAKSEVASVGGVDLPPSGPTPDSRQQAASAQVAYTAASSTKSDNPLLQEMPAPTKVKTQPIKQPAVASATPAQAYVPPEQGDTSVDTLTTASTPAAQPSGWVVQIGISSTKDGAMGLLDGAKAKGGKALRSAKPLAVAYSGGYRARFGGFDEQRDAVNACNALKRSGVKCWASAQ; from the coding sequence CTGCAAGCAAAGAGTGAAATAGTGTTAAGGTCAATTTCCTCCGTATCTCCGATCCGTTCGAGAAGCTTCCTGGTCAAGGCGATCGCTGCCTTCTCGATAGCATTTGGAATCGTAACGGCTGACTCGATCAACGCGGAGGCAGAGGCCGCCAATTCCAGATATGCCGGGATTGTCGTCGACGCCAACAGCGGAAACGTCCTCTACAGCGAGAATGCGGATCGCTTGCAGTATCCCGCATCGCTGACCAAGATGATGACGCTTTACCTGACGTTCGAAGCCTTGGAACAGGGGCGTATTCGTCTCGACACGGCGGTCCCCTTCTCGGCTCACGCCTCTGGACAGGCACCGACCAAGCTCGGCGTTCGTCCGGGCGGCACGATTTCGGTCGAGCAGGCTATTCTCGGCCTCGTGACGCTCTCCGCTAACGATGCTTCGACGGCACTTGGCGAGTTGCTCGGAGGCACGGAAGACCGTTTTGCCCAGATCATGACGGCCAAGGCTCATGCGCTCGGTATGACCCGCACGACCTACCGAAATGCCAACGGCCTGCCGAATACCGCCCAGATGACGACAGCCCGCGACCAGGCTCGCCTGGGTATCGCGCTGCGCCAGCATTTTCCGCAGTACTACGGCTATTTCTCCACGCAGAGCTTCAAGTTCGGCAACCGTATTATCCGAAGCCATAACCGCCTCGTCGGCTCCGTTCGCGGCGTCGACGGCATCAAGACGGGCTATACCCGCGCGGCTGGCTTCAATCTCGTCAGTTCCGTCCAGGTTGATGGCAAGTCGATCGTTGGCGTCGTTCTAGGTGGCGCATCCACTCCGGCGCGCGACACCCAGATGCGCAACCTGATTGCCAGCTATCTGCCGAAGGCTTCCACACGCGGCGGTTCGGCCAATCTCGTTGCACAGGCTCCGAAGATCTCGTCGGAACCGGTTATCCCGGTTACTGCCGCCAAAAGCGAAGTTGCATCCGTCGGCGGCGTTGATCTGCCGCCTAGCGGCCCGACCCCCGATAGCCGCCAACAGGCTGCTTCGGCACAGGTTGCCTACACGGCTGCGTCATCGACCAAGTCCGACAATCCGCTGCTGCAGGAAATGCCAGCTCCGACTAAGGTAAAGACCCAGCCGATCAAGCAGCCTGCGGTTGCTTCGGCGACGCCGGCGCAGGCTTATGTTCCGCCGGAGCAGGGTGACACTTCGGTCGATACGCTGACGACCGCCTCGACCCCTGCCGCGCAGCCAAGCGGCTGGGTTGTCCAGATCGGCATCTCGTCGACCAAGGATGGCGCCATGGGCCTTCTTGATGGCGCGAAGGCCAAGGGCGGCAAGGCATTGCGTTCGGCCAAGCCTCTTGCTGTCGCCTATTCCGGCGGCTACCGCGCTCGCTTCGGCGGTTTCGACGAGCAGCGCGATGCCGTCAATGCCTGCAACGCTCTCAAGCGTTCCGGCGTGAAGTGCTGGGCCTCGGCTCAGTAA
- a CDS encoding transglutaminase-like cysteine peptidase codes for MTITTFIKGGLAAGMMLLGMTGVGQSAYLSMTVVGNASPPIGAYQFCKEIPADCSNPAGDQGPLLLTEERWKAILKINYDVNSSITPMTDMEVYGVEERWAYPRTAGDCEDYALLKRKKLIDAGFSPSDLLMTVVLQPNGDGHAVLTIRTDRGDFVLDNMRNKVMLWADTEYTFLKRQSADDPARWVKLQDGRAVAVGSVK; via the coding sequence ATGACGATAACAACTTTCATCAAAGGCGGTCTGGCCGCCGGAATGATGCTGCTGGGCATGACGGGCGTTGGACAGAGCGCCTATCTGAGCATGACCGTTGTGGGCAATGCTAGCCCGCCGATCGGCGCCTATCAGTTCTGCAAGGAAATTCCCGCCGACTGCAGCAATCCTGCTGGCGACCAGGGACCGCTTCTCCTCACCGAGGAGCGCTGGAAAGCCATTCTGAAGATCAACTACGACGTAAATTCCTCGATCACGCCGATGACGGATATGGAAGTTTACGGCGTGGAAGAACGCTGGGCCTATCCGCGCACCGCAGGCGACTGTGAAGACTACGCGCTCCTCAAGCGCAAGAAGCTGATCGACGCCGGCTTCTCGCCGTCGGACCTGCTGATGACGGTGGTGCTGCAGCCGAACGGCGACGGCCATGCCGTCCTGACCATCCGCACCGATCGCGGCGACTTCGTTCTCGACAACATGCGCAACAAGGTCATGCTCTGGGCCGATACCGAATACACCTTCCTGAAGCGCCAATCCGCTGACGACCCGGCGCGCTGGGTCAAGCTCCAGGACGGCCGCGCAGTCGCCGTCGGCAGCGTCAAATAG
- the pip gene encoding prolyl aminopeptidase, which yields MTFLYPEATPCDSGLLPVGDGQQVYWETYGNPDGASVVYVHGGPGSGSTASATRYFDPSFYRIILFDQRNCGRSLPNAAAMTTDLAANTTWHLVDDMERLRAHLGIQDWLLFGTSWGSTLALAYAQAHPAAVTGMILGGVTTTRRSEIDWLTHGLAHLFPAEWHRLVQALPENLRTIDVVDGYRQLLNAPDLETRLQAARDWHDWEAASILHSNPQGLPRRWKDPLYLLTRARIITHYFSHNAWLEDGQLLGNAWRLDGIPGTLVQGRLDLEAPLVTAWELSSAWKDSELIVIENAAHSTDHQDMAAAILRSANRFREKIKK from the coding sequence ATGACATTTCTTTATCCTGAGGCGACTCCCTGCGACAGCGGCCTCCTCCCCGTTGGCGATGGACAACAGGTCTACTGGGAGACTTACGGCAACCCCGATGGCGCGTCGGTGGTCTATGTGCACGGAGGACCGGGATCCGGCTCGACAGCTTCGGCGACGCGGTACTTCGACCCTTCGTTCTATCGCATCATTCTCTTCGATCAGCGAAACTGCGGCCGCAGCCTGCCGAACGCCGCGGCGATGACGACGGATCTCGCGGCCAATACGACCTGGCACCTCGTCGACGACATGGAGCGCTTGCGCGCCCACCTCGGAATACAAGACTGGCTACTCTTCGGCACCTCATGGGGCTCCACGCTGGCTTTGGCGTATGCGCAGGCCCATCCGGCAGCCGTGACAGGCATGATCCTCGGCGGCGTGACAACGACGCGCCGCTCCGAGATCGATTGGCTGACGCACGGCCTGGCACATTTGTTTCCTGCTGAGTGGCACCGGCTCGTCCAAGCGCTTCCGGAAAATCTACGAACGATCGATGTGGTCGACGGCTATCGCCAACTGCTCAATGCCCCTGATCTCGAGACGCGACTGCAGGCCGCGCGGGACTGGCACGACTGGGAAGCAGCCTCCATCCTGCATTCAAATCCGCAGGGACTGCCCCGACGCTGGAAGGATCCGCTGTATCTCCTGACACGGGCGCGCATCATCACCCACTACTTCAGCCACAATGCATGGCTCGAAGATGGACAGCTTCTTGGTAACGCCTGGAGACTTGACGGCATTCCCGGAACCCTTGTCCAAGGTCGCCTCGACCTGGAAGCACCGCTTGTCACCGCCTGGGAGCTATCTAGCGCCTGGAAGGATAGCGAGTTGATCGTGATCGAGAATGCCGCGCATTCGACTGATCATCAGGACATGGCGGCCGCGATCCTTAGATCCGCCAACCGTTTTCGAGAGAAAATCAAAAAATAA
- a CDS encoding PilZ domain-containing protein: MHAFQQAQTQRPAPRPEQGAFQRVPINMQGRLMLANYEEYECLVIDMSPGDMYVTCQGRPRSGERVIAYIDHLGRVEGYVLAVDARGFTMSITATERKREKLAAQLTWLANKHELGLPEDRRHDRLTPRETKTEITLEDGTKYLCRIMDLSLSGAAVDVEVRPAIGTAVRLGNMRGRVVRHFVEGVAIEFLSVQSRETLREFL; this comes from the coding sequence ATGCACGCGTTCCAGCAAGCTCAGACGCAACGGCCTGCGCCTCGCCCTGAACAAGGTGCTTTTCAGCGCGTCCCTATCAATATGCAGGGACGCTTAATGCTGGCCAATTACGAAGAATACGAATGCCTCGTGATCGACATGTCGCCGGGCGATATGTACGTCACCTGCCAGGGACGTCCGCGCAGCGGCGAACGTGTCATTGCCTATATCGATCACCTCGGCCGCGTCGAAGGCTATGTGCTGGCCGTCGACGCCCGTGGCTTTACGATGTCCATCACCGCGACAGAACGCAAGCGCGAGAAGCTTGCCGCCCAGCTGACGTGGCTCGCGAACAAGCATGAGCTTGGCCTTCCGGAAGATCGCCGCCACGACCGACTGACGCCGAGAGAGACGAAGACCGAAATCACGCTCGAGGACGGCACCAAGTATCTCTGCCGCATCATGGACCTTTCCTTGTCGGGCGCTGCTGTCGATGTCGAAGTGCGGCCAGCGATCGGGACGGCCGTTCGGCTAGGCAACATGCGGGGCCGCGTCGTGCGCCATTTCGTCGAAGGCGTCGCCATCGAATTCCTGTCGGTGCAATCGCGCGAAACGCTCCGCGAATTTCTCTGA
- a CDS encoding PAS domain-containing protein has protein sequence MRLRATIDIFEYWNRIRGAELAPLRSQIEPREVRHILANLFILEKTEAGRIVFRLAGTKICDLFGHDLGGCGLSELWAHGQEDIESTAAGIMDHGIPALLNATGYSTAGHRATFEIILLPLRSADGNNDKLLGAIAPATAASWLAVVPLQFLALDRSRLLHEPLARQLETLQPPAQVLVTRPASISETLQRLMSGLLHRQSDGDVPFRHT, from the coding sequence ATGCGTCTCAGGGCAACCATCGACATTTTTGAGTACTGGAACCGCATTCGCGGCGCGGAATTGGCGCCATTGCGGTCGCAGATAGAGCCTCGGGAAGTCCGCCACATACTCGCAAATCTCTTCATACTGGAGAAAACAGAGGCCGGTCGTATCGTCTTCAGGCTGGCCGGAACAAAGATCTGCGACCTGTTCGGACACGATCTCGGAGGTTGCGGCCTCTCCGAGCTCTGGGCGCACGGCCAGGAAGACATCGAGAGCACAGCCGCCGGAATTATGGATCACGGCATACCTGCCCTGCTGAACGCCACGGGCTACAGCACAGCAGGACATCGCGCGACTTTCGAGATCATCCTTCTCCCGCTGCGTTCGGCCGACGGCAACAACGACAAGCTACTTGGCGCCATCGCGCCCGCAACCGCCGCGAGCTGGCTTGCAGTGGTCCCCCTGCAGTTCCTTGCCCTTGACCGCAGCCGCTTGCTTCACGAACCGTTGGCACGCCAACTCGAGACGCTGCAGCCGCCCGCCCAGGTACTGGTGACACGCCCTGCCTCCATTTCCGAAACGCTGCAGCGTTTGATGTCTGGATTGCTGCACCGCCAGTCGGACGGAGATGTGCCATTTCGGCACACGTGA
- a CDS encoding rhomboid family intramembrane serine protease, with protein MMDDSVEPQATAEPPSPQRTPIFNLPGAVLVSIAVLVAIYAVQTLLLSEAATDWLFLNFGFKPLRYAIPLAEQGPQLYWTPVTYSLLHGSVEHIVLNGLWLMAFGAPVARRIGAARYVVFWVLSAVASAALHAGLNWGGATVLIGASGVVSALMGAACRFAFPPERRPPGPAHLNPRLSIPLALRSRTVAMFILFWFAGNILIAVGIPLIGTSDQPIAWDAHIGGFVFGFLLFAFFDRAPPEDQDNSDVLQSS; from the coding sequence TTGATGGACGATTCGGTCGAACCGCAAGCGACAGCGGAACCCCCGTCGCCACAGCGTACCCCGATTTTCAACCTTCCCGGCGCCGTGCTGGTGAGTATTGCCGTGCTTGTGGCGATATACGCGGTTCAGACCCTTCTGCTTTCAGAAGCGGCCACTGATTGGCTGTTCCTCAATTTCGGCTTTAAACCGCTTCGTTATGCCATCCCACTGGCAGAACAGGGGCCGCAGCTCTATTGGACGCCTGTCACCTATTCGCTGCTGCATGGCAGCGTCGAGCACATCGTCCTCAACGGCCTATGGCTGATGGCCTTCGGTGCCCCGGTCGCCCGCAGGATAGGTGCCGCGCGCTACGTGGTCTTCTGGGTTCTTTCAGCCGTCGCATCCGCTGCTCTGCATGCCGGCTTGAACTGGGGTGGAGCCACCGTCCTTATCGGCGCGTCAGGTGTCGTCTCCGCGCTGATGGGAGCAGCGTGCCGCTTCGCCTTCCCGCCTGAGCGCAGACCGCCAGGCCCCGCGCACCTCAACCCGCGCCTCTCAATCCCTCTGGCGCTGCGCAGTCGCACCGTTGCGATGTTTATCCTGTTCTGGTTCGCCGGAAACATCCTTATCGCGGTTGGGATACCTCTGATCGGAACCAGCGATCAGCCGATCGCATGGGATGCACATATCGGTGGCTTTGTCTTCGGCTTCCTGCTCTTTGCATTTTTCGACCGCGCACCGCCGGAAGATCAAGACAATTCGGATGTGTTGCAATCCTCTTGA
- a CDS encoding CBS domain-containing protein, with protein sequence MSNTVRAILEAKGRDVVTAGPQTTVSEAAVILSKKKIGAIVIVGMENKISGIFTERDVVHAIAKLGAGCLEQSVATLMTSKVYRCNDGTTVNELMELMTSRRFRHVPVEANGKLAGIISIGDVVKTRIAEVEREAEEIKAYIAG encoded by the coding sequence ATGTCCAATACAGTCAGAGCCATACTGGAGGCCAAGGGCAGGGACGTGGTGACTGCCGGCCCGCAAACGACCGTTTCCGAAGCTGCCGTGATTCTCAGCAAGAAGAAGATCGGCGCGATCGTTATCGTCGGGATGGAAAACAAGATCTCCGGCATATTCACCGAACGAGACGTCGTCCATGCGATCGCCAAGCTCGGCGCGGGATGTCTCGAGCAGTCCGTGGCGACACTGATGACCTCGAAGGTCTATCGCTGCAACGACGGCACGACGGTGAACGAACTGATGGAGCTGATGACGAGCCGTCGGTTCCGTCACGTGCCGGTTGAGGCAAACGGCAAGCTGGCGGGCATCATCTCGATCGGTGACGTCGTGAAGACGCGAATTGCCGAGGTCGAACGCGAAGCTGAAGAAATCAAGGCTTACATCGCCGGATGA
- a CDS encoding patatin-like phospholipase family protein — MLGWSSNRQSAEAGGSDMGTPVDSKVTPPVLPAPKKSKLALALGGGAARGWAHIGVLRALDEAGIEIGMIAGTSIGALVGGCYLAGKLDELESFARSLTMRRIASLLDLTIGGSGLFGGMRLTKRMQEHLEGLSVEDLDRPFVAVAAEVNTGHEVWIANGSLITALRASYALPGIFEPIRSNHRTLVDGALVNPVPVSVCRAYEQPLVVAVNLNYDLYGRSAVVRHSAGLSPLEVQKQEHAPYAKLGMTGVMVQAFNIIQDRIARARLAGDPPDISLQPRMSDIGLSEFHRAGEAIERGYEEAKVRLPELKRMQEMYAGSI, encoded by the coding sequence ATGTTGGGCTGGAGTTCGAACCGTCAGAGCGCTGAGGCCGGCGGCTCCGACATGGGTACTCCTGTAGACAGCAAGGTTACGCCTCCTGTCCTCCCTGCGCCCAAGAAGTCCAAGCTGGCGCTTGCCCTTGGTGGAGGTGCAGCGCGCGGCTGGGCGCACATCGGCGTTCTGCGCGCACTGGACGAAGCCGGTATCGAGATCGGCATGATTGCCGGCACATCGATCGGCGCCCTCGTCGGCGGCTGCTATCTTGCCGGAAAACTCGATGAACTCGAATCATTCGCCCGATCACTCACCATGCGGCGCATCGCAAGCCTCCTCGACCTGACGATCGGCGGCAGCGGCCTCTTCGGCGGCATGCGGCTGACGAAGCGCATGCAAGAGCATCTGGAAGGATTGAGCGTAGAGGATCTCGACCGTCCGTTCGTGGCGGTCGCCGCCGAGGTCAACACCGGGCACGAGGTATGGATCGCGAATGGTTCGCTGATCACGGCGTTGCGCGCCTCCTATGCTCTTCCGGGAATTTTCGAGCCGATCCGCAGCAATCATAGAACGCTTGTCGATGGGGCCTTGGTCAATCCGGTTCCGGTTTCTGTCTGCCGCGCCTACGAGCAGCCGCTGGTCGTCGCCGTAAACCTCAACTACGATCTCTACGGGCGCTCAGCCGTCGTGCGACACAGCGCAGGACTGTCTCCACTCGAAGTGCAGAAGCAGGAGCACGCACCCTACGCGAAGCTCGGCATGACAGGCGTGATGGTGCAGGCTTTCAACATCATACAGGACCGGATCGCCCGCGCTCGTCTCGCCGGAGATCCGCCCGACATCTCGCTGCAGCCGCGCATGAGCGACATCGGCCTTTCGGAATTCCACCGCGCCGGCGAGGCGATCGAGCGCGGCTACGAGGAGGCGAAAGTTCGCCTCCCGGAACTCAAGAGAATGCAAGAGATGTATGCCGGCTCGATCTGA
- the hisI gene encoding phosphoribosyl-AMP cyclohydrolase, with product MPFAFNAPSDDKSELEDAGDFTPRFDDRGLITAIVTDAHDGELLMVAHMNAQALALTIQTRKAHYFSRSRGKLWIKGETSGNTQMVKEIRTDCDQDAIWLKVEVAGHDATCHTGRRSCFYRTVDLVEGRPMLDIVDDERQFDPNEIYGKQP from the coding sequence ATGCCCTTCGCCTTCAATGCACCGTCCGACGACAAATCCGAACTCGAGGATGCTGGCGATTTCACGCCGCGGTTTGATGACCGCGGCCTGATTACGGCGATCGTGACCGACGCCCATGACGGCGAGCTACTGATGGTGGCTCACATGAACGCTCAAGCGCTCGCGCTGACGATCCAGACCCGCAAAGCGCACTATTTCAGCCGCTCGCGCGGCAAATTGTGGATCAAGGGCGAAACCTCCGGCAACACCCAGATGGTGAAGGAAATCCGCACGGACTGCGATCAGGACGCCATCTGGCTCAAGGTCGAAGTGGCAGGCCACGATGCGACCTGTCACACCGGCAGACGTTCCTGCTTCTACAGGACGGTCGATCTTGTCGAAGGGCGCCCCATGCTCGATATCGTCGACGACGAGCGCCAGTTCGATCCCAACGAAATTTACGGAAAGCAGCCATAA
- the folE gene encoding GTP cyclohydrolase I FolE produces the protein MDAIVKNFPQTTPESNRPTQKEAEDAVRTLLRWAGDDPAREGLLDTPARVAKAYRELFAGYEMDAEDVLGRTFEEVAGYDDMVLVKDIPFFSHCEHHMVPIIGKAHVAYMPEGRVLGLSKIARVVEIYGRRLQTQETMTAQIAKAIDETLRPRGVAVMIEAEHMCMAMRGVQKQGSTTLTTTFTGSFKTEPADQARFMSMVRGR, from the coding sequence ATGGACGCCATCGTCAAGAATTTTCCGCAGACCACGCCTGAATCCAATCGCCCTACACAAAAAGAAGCCGAAGACGCCGTCAGGACGTTGCTTCGCTGGGCCGGCGACGATCCTGCCCGCGAAGGTCTGCTCGATACGCCGGCGCGTGTGGCAAAGGCCTATCGCGAGCTTTTTGCCGGCTACGAAATGGATGCAGAGGATGTGCTTGGCCGCACATTCGAGGAAGTGGCGGGCTATGACGACATGGTCTTGGTGAAGGACATTCCGTTCTTCTCCCATTGCGAGCATCATATGGTGCCGATCATCGGCAAGGCCCACGTGGCTTACATGCCGGAAGGACGCGTGCTCGGGCTCTCGAAGATCGCGCGCGTCGTGGAGATCTATGGACGTCGCCTGCAGACGCAGGAGACGATGACGGCTCAGATCGCCAAGGCGATCGACGAAACGCTGCGGCCGCGGGGCGTGGCAGTCATGATCGAAGCCGAACACATGTGCATGGCCATGCGCGGCGTTCAGAAGCAGGGATCGACCACGCTGACGACCACATTTACCGGAAGCTTCAAGACCGAGCCTGCCGATCAGGCGCGTTTCATGTCCATGGTGCGAGGCCGCTAA